TTTTTCTGGACTTAAAACAATTCCAGCAGCGTGAATGCCGATGTGCCGAGGCAAACCGGAAATCTTTTTGGCAAGTGCAATAATTTCTTTAGCATGGGGCAAATCAGAGATAGCATCTGGCAGGTTTTCTGGATCCGCTTTCTCCAAAGCATCATCATTTGAAGCCATAAATCTAGAAAAACGTTTCAAACTTCCTTCACTGCTGGCAAAAATCCGTGCACTATCTCTAACTGCCAGTCTCCTTTTGAAAGTGTCAAAGGTACCAATTTGAGAAAAATGGTCGATTGAATACTTGTCCTGCAGATATTCAACAATTTCCTGACGGCGATTGCCCGGTACATCAATATCGATATCCGGCAGCTGCACACGCTTAGGATTCAAGAAACGCTCAAAATAGAGATCGTATTCAATCGGGTCGATCGTGGTGATATATAAAGCGTATGCAGCGAGTGAGCCGACAGCCGATCCTCGACCAGCACCAAGTTGGATGTTGTGGTGACGAGCAAAGTTGACAATATCCCAGACGACCAAAAAATAATCTGCTAAACCGAGCTGGAAAATAATTTTTAATTCATAATTCAGGCGTTCTTTATAATTGTCGGGAATCTTCCGATTCAAAAAGCGGTTCTGCAAGCCTAGCTTAACTAATTCTGAAAGATATTTTTTTGGATCCGTCTGACCTTCCGGTAATGGAAAAATGGGCAGATGCTTCGCGTTCTCGGGCCAATCATTTTGGATAGCATCGGAAAAATTGATATTATTTTGCAGAATGTCCGGAGGCAGCTGGGATGCATAAAAATCGGCATCTTGAAGACTATGGCCGGTCAATTCTGCCTGTCCAGTGAAGTTCAAGGCGTTTTCATCGATGTGCCTCAAAGCAGTCGCGACAACTGCATCCGTTTCGTTGACCCAATCGATTGGAAAATAACCCAGTTCTTTTCTTGTAAAACAGTCGACGTTTGCTAAAGACGTTACATCTTGGCCGTCTTCAAAAACCATAGCAATATCTGCAAATGACAGGCTCTTATCATGCAGGCTAAGTGTCTCGTCTGGATGAAAAGCCAGATAACTGCTGATTTTCATTAGGTTCTGATAGCCGTGAAAATTTTTAGCAATGGCAATAATTTCACCGAAATCAGTCTGACTGATCGTCAAACCAATTATTGGCTTAATTCCAGCGGAAATAGCCCCCTGACGGAACTTTTCTGCACCATAAAGGTAATTATGATTTGCTAAGACAGCTGCCTTAAATCCCTTATTTTTTAAAGCACTAACGAGCAGGTCGGTCTTATCGGGATTTCTCAACAGATCGTATTCGCTAAAAACTTGTAAGGGTGTATAGCTCACAAGTAAATAATATCGCGAATGTGCGAAACTTTGTTCGTGTATTTGTATTTTTTACGCAACAGTCTTACACTTTGTTCATGAAATATATTGCAGTGGGTATTTGGTCGGTTATTTTAGGCAATGTTTTGGGTTTTATCGTTGGAGAACTTTCAAAACAGGCCTATATACCATGGAAAATTTCAATCATCTTTCTAGTTATTGGCGAAGCAGCCGCGATTCTCATCACGACAATTTCTCAATCAGCCGACAATTCGAAAAAAAACACCGATCAATAATGATTCGGTGTTTTTTTATTTAGATTGTAAAGCAATAATCTTAAGGACCACGTCAACAGCTAGTTCCATGTCCTGAACTGAAGCAAATTCATATGGGCCATGTAGATTCTCAGCCCCGGTAAAGATGTTCGGTGTCGGCATACCTAAGAAAGTAATTTTAGAGCCATCCGTACCGCCGCGAACCGGCGCCTCATTAGGCGTAATGCCTAATTCTTTATAAGCTGCTTCTGCTAATTTGACCGACTCGAGATGATCCTTTAAAACATCAGCCATATTGTAGTATTGGTCGTATTGATTTAAATCCAAAACAGGATGCGAATATTGTGCATTGACCTGTTTAACAGCATCCGCAAGAATTTGTTTGCGCTGTTTGAGGCCATCGCGCTTAAAATCGCGAATAATCAAATGCGCCTCAGCTGAATCACCATCACCATTGAGATCCAGCAGATAATAATAGCCTTCATCACCACGTGTATTTTCTGGGCGCTCATTTGGCAGCAAATTAAAAGCATCAATGATTGCAACAATTGGATTAATCAATTTGCCATAACCTGATGAAGGGTGAACTTGCGTGCCTTTGGCCTTGATTGTTGCTGCAGACGCAGAAAAAGTCGCCCACTGCAGCTCTCCTTTGATTGCGCCGTCGACTGTGTAAGCAAATTTAGCACCGAAATTCTTCGTATCAAAGTGATCGGCCCCAATGCCTATTTCCTCATCTGGCCCGAAAGCAATCTCGATTTCACCATGCAGCATTTCTGGATGATCCAGCAAATACGACATAGCTGTAATAATCTCAGCCACGCCGGCTTTATCATCAGCACCTAGCAAAGTTGTACCGTCCGTCGTGATTAAGGTATGACCCTTATAATTGTGAAGATTCGGGAAAACAGCTGGATCCAAACTGACACTGTCGCTGAGTTTAATAGCTGACTGGCCATCGTAATTTTCATGAATTTGCGGCTGGATATTTTCAGAATTAAAATCAGCTGTATCGACATGCGAAATAAATCCAATCGGCGTAACCGTTTCTTTGCCTTTACTTGCTGGCAATTTAGCAAACACATAGCCATCGGGCATCGTACGGACATCAGAGAGGCCGATTTGTGTTAATTCTTCGGACAATTTCTTCAAAAAGGCAACTTCTTTTGGATCGCTTGGAACTGTCTTTGACGCTTCATTAGATCGTGTATTTATCTTGGCGTAGCCAATAAAACGGTCAACTAATTTTTCGTACTTCACATTAACACCTCATCAATCTCTTTTATTTCTTCTTGCAAACTATCGTATCGCAAACTTCCCTGCTGCTTCGACTCTTCGAGAATTTTTTTAATATTGGCTAAGTGCTTACGCTTTTTCTGCCATTTCAGACGAAAAACATCCGAATTTTGCTCTAGGAGAAAGGGCCCGAACTTCATCTGACGGTTCGTTAAGGTTTTGGGCTTGCCAGCAGCACAGGAAACAATAATCTCATAAAAATGCCGGCCTTCCTGAATAATCTTTTCATCAGTAATGGTGCGCTTTTGCTGAATAATCACTTCTCTAACCATGCCTTCTTCATTATTCGCCTGCAAAATAAGAAGACTATCTGCCAAAAATGTTGGTATCTTTTCAATTAATTTAGCAATGAGTTCGCCGCCCATGCCAGCCATCACGATCGTATCAATATCATCGTCTTCCTGAAGAACGCTTAGACCGCTTCCAAGGCGGAGTTCAATTTGCTGAGGATTATCTAAATCTGCTAATTCAATCTGCTCTTGGGCTGAAAACAAAGGCCCCTTTCTCACATCAGAAGCAATAATAAAAGGTGATTTAGCTGTTTCTAAAAGCGCAATCGGGATTGCCGCGTGATCGGTGCCAATATCAGCGACACGAGCGCCATTCGGGATCAAACGATAGATTGCCATTAAGCGATCCGACAATTTTGCCATAAATAAATCCTTTCGAGAAAATAATAAAAAACCGAACACTAAGTTCAGTTTTTAAACCATGAAAAACTTTATTCTTCCATGAAATCCTTTAACTGCTTAGAACGGCTTGGATGACGTAATTTGCGTAAAGCCTTGGCTTCAATCTGCCTAATTCTCTCACGCGTGACGCCAAAGACACGGCCGACTTCTTCCAAAGTTCGAGTCTTACCATCTTCTAGGCCAAAGCGCAGACGCAAAACATTCTCTTCGCGCTCCGTCAAAGTACCTAAGACTTCCTCTAACTGGTCCTTAAGCATCTGATCAGAAGTGGACTCGATCGGTGATTCGCCTTCATTGTCTTCAATAAAGTCGCCCAAATGAGAATCATCTTCTTCACCAATAGGAGTTTCCAAAGAAACCGGCTCTTGGGCAATTTTTTGAATTTCACGCACTTTGTCAGCTGTTAATTCCATTTCAGCACCAATTTCTTCAGGCATTGGGTCACGGCCAAGATCCTGAATCAGTGTACGCTGAATTCTAATCAGTTTATTAATTGTTTCAACCATATGAACAGGAATTCTGATCGTTCTCGCCTGATCAGCAATCGCACGTGTAATTGCTTGACGAATCCACCAAGTGGCATAAGTCGAGAACTTGAAGCCTTTGGTATAATCGAACTTCTCAACAGCCTTCATCAAGCCCATGTTGCCTTCTTGGATCAAATCAAGAAAATGCATGCCGCGGCCGACATAACGTTTTGCGATTGACACAACCAGACGCAGGTTGGCTTCAGCTAGTTCCTGACGAGCTCTTTGACCATCTGCACCGCCCTTTTCGATTCTTTTAGCAATCTCGACTTCTTGAGTGGCATTTAACAGTGAAACACGCCCGATTTCCTTTAAATACATACGGACCGGATCATTGATTTTAACACCTTTAGGGGCTGATGAAGCCGCCGAAAGTTCTTCTTTGCTTGGATTATTTGTCTTCGTATTCAGTGACTTTTCGGAAGGATTTCCGTCTTCATCGACAATTGAAATACCGGCATCTTCGACTTTTTCAATTAATTTATCAATTTGGTCAGCGTCCAACGAAAAAGGCTTAGCCATCTTTTCTTCCAGATCGTCATAAACAACTTGACCAGCTTTTTTGTTCTTTTTGATGAAAGCTTTTAGAGCCTTATCGTAGGCTTTTTCATCAAAATCAGCAGAAGCATGATCCTGATTCATATTAGCGGGCTGATCGGCTATTTTCACAATTTTGTTTTTGTCTGCCGCAGTCAGTGTCTTTTTCTCTGCACGGTCTGCTTTTTGGTTGTTCTTTTGAGCTAAGCGCAACAAAACTGCTTTTTTATCTTTTTTCAAAAAACTGACATCAGCCTCAGTCAAAGCCTCTTGAATTTCTGCAACAGTGTTTTTCTCAGAAACAACAATTTTTTTAGTCATGTTTGTTCTCCGCCTTTTCTTTCATTAATTTTGCCAATTTGACATTCAGTTCTTTAATTTGATCGCTTTGATTTAAATTAATAGCAGTCTGGATTTGCGATTTTAAATTCAAAATCTGTTTTTCAAAGGGAATCCTCACGGTCAACTGCCAGATATAATCATCAATTGCATCAGTGTTAGCTGTCGAATAAAGGGCCAATTGCTGATTAATCAGCGGTGCAAATTTTTCTTGCTCTGCTGCTGTCATATTTTCCATCAGTGCCGATCCAATCGATTCCATTCCCGGATGTCTGCTGCGAAAACCCTTAATGAGAAAATAATATAACTGGTTTTCAGGGCTTTGAAAAACAAAAGTCTGATTTTTTTCTATCTCTTTAAACACAGATTCATGGTAAATAGCCGAAACGATCATTTTTCTTTCGATCATCGCCTGCTGTCCACTGATTGGATCGCGTAAGCTAGTTGCGGCGCCGGCTGGTACTGGGGCTGGCCCAGGATCTGGCTCAGCGAATCCTTGTAGACCGGTTTCCCGAGTCTGCGGGCTGTTTCTTGTAAGCTGTGTTAAGGATTGATCCAAAACAGATCTGCTAAGCCCGAACTGATCGGATAGTTTTTTTAATGTCAGATCATTCGCAATTGGATCAGGATGCTCTGACAAAAAAGTCAGCAAATCAGTTGTATAAGCACTAAGGTCGGCTGTATTACTCAAATTGCGATTGTGTTTCAAATACTCCAGCGCAAAATCGTTGATAGAACTGCTGTCCTGCTCGAAAATTTGCTTGAGAGCTTCTGGCCCCTTTTCCTGCAAATACTCATCCGGGTCTTTACCAGCCGGAATGGTCACAATATCGACTTGGAGATGAGGAAACTGTCTGGTCTCGGAAATTGCACGCCAAGTCGCATTCTGCCCCGCTGAATCACCATCATAAGCAATTGTCAGCTTTGGACTGTTGCGAGAAATTAATTGCAGCTGTTCTTTAGTCAGACTCGTACCCATTGACGCAATGCCATAATCTACGCCGGCTTTGTGTGCTGCGATCACATCCAAGTAGCCTTCCAGCAATAAGAAACGCTGGGAAAGTTTGGCCGCTTGTTTGGCCTGATCAAAATGATAGAGTAGCCTGGATTTTTTGAAGACTGCCGTCTCCTTGGAATTAATATATTTAGCAGAATTAGTCGAGTCTAGTGTGCGGCCTGAAAAACCAACCACATTGCCATAACTATCTTTTAGTGGAAACATGACGCGATTAGCAAAGACATCATGAAAACTGCCATCATCATACTGAGAAATCAGCCCCGAGGTCAATTGTTCTTCTATTGGAATTTTTTTCTCATCAAAAAATTGGTGTAACGACCAATCCGAAGGAAGATAACCGAGTTGAAAATCAATCATCGTCTGACGATCAAGATGACGATCTTTTTCAAGGTAATGCAATGCCTGTCCAGACAAGTCTGTGTTTAAAAGCAGGTGATTAAAAATCTCAGCCGCCTGCTTATTAAGATCGATCAGGTGCTGTTCTTGTTCATTGAAACGGCTGCCGGCATTTTCCGTATATTTTTGATCAATATGAATGCCCAGGCCAGAAGCAAGTTCCATCACAGCTTGAGGGAAAGATAGGCCCTTTTTTTCAGATAAAAAGTCAAAAACATTGCCGCTGCGGCCGCAAGAATAGCATTTATACCGCTGCCCTTCTTCATCCACTGTAAAGCTAGCGGAATTCTCAGAAACGAAAGGGCAAAGTCCCCAATAATATTTGCCTTTTTTCTTCAGATCCACATATTGGCCGATAATGTCAACGATATTAGCGGCATCTTTTACCTGTTCAATTGTCTCTTTAGGAATTAAAGCTGCCATTAGATCGAGACTAAATTATATGCTGAATACTTGACTTTGTCAAGTAGACAAAAACGTGCCACTACGGGCGCTTGGCACATTATTTTATTTAAAATACCAGATTATGTTAACTTAAATGAGCTTAACGGCGAGACTTATTTTGTAACGATTTTTCTAAAATC
The Oenococcus kitaharae DSM 17330 DNA segment above includes these coding regions:
- the dnaG gene encoding DNA primase — translated: MAALIPKETIEQVKDAANIVDIIGQYVDLKKKGKYYWGLCPFVSENSASFTVDEEGQRYKCYSCGRSGNVFDFLSEKKGLSFPQAVMELASGLGIHIDQKYTENAGSRFNEQEQHLIDLNKQAAEIFNHLLLNTDLSGQALHYLEKDRHLDRQTMIDFQLGYLPSDWSLHQFFDEKKIPIEEQLTSGLISQYDDGSFHDVFANRVMFPLKDSYGNVVGFSGRTLDSTNSAKYINSKETAVFKKSRLLYHFDQAKQAAKLSQRFLLLEGYLDVIAAHKAGVDYGIASMGTSLTKEQLQLISRNSPKLTIAYDGDSAGQNATWRAISETRQFPHLQVDIVTIPAGKDPDEYLQEKGPEALKQIFEQDSSSINDFALEYLKHNRNLSNTADLSAYTTDLLTFLSEHPDPIANDLTLKKLSDQFGLSRSVLDQSLTQLTRNSPQTRETGLQGFAEPDPGPAPVPAGAATSLRDPISGQQAMIERKMIVSAIYHESVFKEIEKNQTFVFQSPENQLYYFLIKGFRSRHPGMESIGSALMENMTAAEQEKFAPLINQQLALYSTANTDAIDDYIWQLTVRIPFEKQILNLKSQIQTAINLNQSDQIKELNVKLAKLMKEKAENKHD
- the pepT gene encoding peptidase T, which codes for MKYEKLVDRFIGYAKINTRSNEASKTVPSDPKEVAFLKKLSEELTQIGLSDVRTMPDGYVFAKLPASKGKETVTPIGFISHVDTADFNSENIQPQIHENYDGQSAIKLSDSVSLDPAVFPNLHNYKGHTLITTDGTTLLGADDKAGVAEIITAMSYLLDHPEMLHGEIEIAFGPDEEIGIGADHFDTKNFGAKFAYTVDGAIKGELQWATFSASAATIKAKGTQVHPSSGYGKLINPIVAIIDAFNLLPNERPENTRGDEGYYYLLDLNGDGDSAEAHLIIRDFKRDGLKQRKQILADAVKQVNAQYSHPVLDLNQYDQYYNMADVLKDHLESVKLAEAAYKELGITPNEAPVRGGTDGSKITFLGMPTPNIFTGAENLHGPYEFASVQDMELAVDVVLKIIALQSK
- the rpoD gene encoding RNA polymerase sigma factor RpoD encodes the protein MTKKIVVSEKNTVAEIQEALTEADVSFLKKDKKAVLLRLAQKNNQKADRAEKKTLTAADKNKIVKIADQPANMNQDHASADFDEKAYDKALKAFIKKNKKAGQVVYDDLEEKMAKPFSLDADQIDKLIEKVEDAGISIVDEDGNPSEKSLNTKTNNPSKEELSAASSAPKGVKINDPVRMYLKEIGRVSLLNATQEVEIAKRIEKGGADGQRARQELAEANLRLVVSIAKRYVGRGMHFLDLIQEGNMGLMKAVEKFDYTKGFKFSTYATWWIRQAITRAIADQARTIRIPVHMVETINKLIRIQRTLIQDLGRDPMPEEIGAEMELTADKVREIQKIAQEPVSLETPIGEEDDSHLGDFIEDNEGESPIESTSDQMLKDQLEEVLGTLTEREENVLRLRFGLEDGKTRTLEEVGRVFGVTRERIRQIEAKALRKLRHPSRSKQLKDFMEE
- a CDS encoding tRNA (adenine(22)-N(1))-methyltransferase produces the protein MAKLSDRLMAIYRLIPNGARVADIGTDHAAIPIALLETAKSPFIIASDVRKGPLFSAQEQIELADLDNPQQIELRLGSGLSVLQEDDDIDTIVMAGMGGELIAKLIEKIPTFLADSLLILQANNEEGMVREVIIQQKRTITDEKIIQEGRHFYEIIVSCAAGKPKTLTNRQMKFGPFLLEQNSDVFRLKWQKKRKHLANIKKILEESKQQGSLRYDSLQEEIKEIDEVLM
- a CDS encoding YjzD family protein codes for the protein MKYIAVGIWSVILGNVLGFIVGELSKQAYIPWKISIIFLVIGEAAAILITTISQSADNSKKNTDQ